Proteins from one Mastacembelus armatus chromosome 16, fMasArm1.2, whole genome shotgun sequence genomic window:
- the zp3d.2 gene encoding zona pellucida sperm-binding protein 3d.2, producing the protein MWWRVYLTLAFVLRLEASHQTNQVKRKVSRRETPASYLHLPVFVESRQPLVNKKYFSPAKGTGQEPLPEHLLEVLLPVLRPSTSPPRVPEGSVRTFCKLSKMHVKVEKSILGGGITDSQVRLGTCQASKSTSDHLYFEYDLSMCGTKRTVINNQVVYSNTLKYDPPRPEGPIRRAVPFTLSVACYYNRYQYSYKIGYTPKMRMRKIFKPMTNRVKFILTARNAQWERLSLSDQYVLGKPMYFQAETSSLSQDERLYIHSCYVTPEKSHTSKPQFLVVSNFGCMVESRESRSRFIPYKNNAIRFSVDAFLFKGMTGQLYVHCTMSVGSSIPSPTAKSCSYDTEAERWVELYGSDEVCTCCDSNCSSTASIVTKTISSRPWTIKTKVKPSTALPETTREVTLWRITSQSQDMGQMEEELEWTFGGAEGQWAEVAGEEKWVKGSDAVEKEVVTEPRKIFEEIFYFDK; encoded by the exons ATGTGGTGGAGGGTTTATCTTACACTGGCTTTTGTGTTGAGGCTGGAGGCTTCACATCAAACAAACCAGGTGAAGAGAAAAGTTTCCCGAAGAGAAACACCGGCGTCCTACCTCCACCTCCCCGTGTTTGTGGAGTCAAGGCAGCCGCTTGTGAACAAGAAATATTTCTCCCCAGCCAAAGGCACCGGCCAGGAGCCTTTACCTGAGCACCTCCTGGAAGTCCTGCTCCCTGTTCTGCGGCCCAGCACCAGTCCACCCAGAGTCCCGGAAGGTTCCGTGAGGACTTTTTGCAAGCTGAGTAAAATGCATGTAAAGGTGGAGAAAAGCATTCTGGGCGGGGGTATAACAGACTCTCAGGTCAGACTGGGGACATGCCAAGCCAGTAAATCTACAAGCGATcacctttattttgaatatgACCTGAGCATGTGTGGAACCAAACGCACG GTGATCAACAACCAGGTGGTCTATTCAAACACACTAAAATATGACCCACCAAGACCTGAAGGGCCAATCAGACGAGCTGTGCCCTTCACCCTGTCTGTTGCTTGTTACTACAACAG GTACCAGTACTCCTACAAAATTGGCTACACACCAAAGATGCGGATGCGCAAGATCTTCAAACCAATGACGAACAGAGTAAAATTCATTCTGACTGCACGAAATG CTCAGTGGGAAAGGCTTTCTCTATCGGATCAGTATGTCTTAGGGAAGCCGATGTACTTTCAGGCCGAGACATCGTCCCTGTCCCAAGATGAAAGGCTATATATCCACTCTTGTTATGTGACTCCTGAGAAGTCTCACACTTCCAAACCTCAGTTTCTAGTCGTGTCAAACTTTGG GTGTATGGTTGAAAGCAGGGAAAGTCGCTCTAGATTCATCCCATACAAAAACAATGCTATAAGATTCTCAGTGGATGCCTTCTTGTTCAAGGGGATGACAGGGCAG CTCTACGTGCACTGCACCATGTCTGTGGGCAGTTCCATCCCGTCACCTACAGCCAAGTCCTGCAGCTAtgacacagaagcagaaag gTGGGTTGAGCTGTATGGATCAGATGAGGTATGCACCTGCTGTGACTCCAACTGTAGCTCCACTGCATCCATAG TGACCAAAACAATCAGCAGCAGACCGTGGACTATCAAGACTAAAGTGAAACCCAGCACAGCCTTG CCAGAGACAACTAGAGAGGTGACGTTGTGGAGGATCACTTCACAATCCCAAGACATGGGtcaaatggaggaggagttGGAGTGGACATTTGGAGGTGCAGAAGGACAGTGGGCTGAAGTGGCAGGTGAGGAGAAATGGGTGAAGGGCTCTGATGCTGTAGAAAAGGAGGTGGTCACAGAACCGCGCAAAATATTTGAAGAAATTTTTTATTTCGACAAATAA